Below is a genomic region from Methanosphaera sp. ISO3-F5.
AAATTCCAAAACATTTCTAACCATAGGGAAGGATTATACAATAATCTTAAACAATATAACTCTATTAAACTGTCAAGGGGGAGCTAGTGGTAATATAAAAAATAATGGAAATTTAACAATTATAAATTCCACATTTAAAAATAATAAAGCCTCATATGGTGGAATAATGGTAAATGAGGGAAATGTGGTAATAACTGATTCCTTCTTTGAAAGTAATTCTGCTGAAATGGATGGTGGAATCATATATAACCCTGGTGGTAATTATGATATTACTATGAAATTAACAAATTCCAAATTTATTAAAAATACTGCTAGAAATGGTGGAGTAATAGCAAGTATCGAAGCATACCCTCTCGATTTGGAGATTAATCATTGTGAATTTGATCAAAATAAAGCTAGTGATTATGGTTCAGCAATAGCAGTTGCTGATGAAGAGATGGAGGGTCCTAATAGAATTAAAGTAAGTAGTACTGATTCCATATTTACAAATAATTCTGCTGGTCATAGAGCCACAATATATATTGGTGAATTAACTGCTAACTTTAAAAATTGTACTTTCATTGATAATAAAGTTTCCGCTAGGGGAGGAGCTATTTATAATTATTTCTCCCAATATTCATTTACTGACTCAAAATTCATCAATAACACCCAAACAGGCGAAGAGGATAACTATGCTGGTGCAGCAATATACCATTATGACAATCAGTATCTATCAACTATTGACAATTGTACTTTCACCAATAATAACGCTTCAGGAAAAAAAGGTGGAGCAGCAATATATAGTTATGGAATGATTGATATAAACAATTCAATATTTAATAATAACTATGCGAAGACAGGTGAAATCATATACACCCAGGATACACTCTCCATAAATAACACCAGCTTTTCAAATAATAACGCAAGCGGTGGAATAATAAAGAATGTGGATAAGTTAGTAGTTAATAATTCAAATTTTACTGAAAACGAAGGTGGAATCACTGCTGGAATTTATAGTCGTTCAAATTGTAATGTGTCCAATACTAGATTTGTAAAAAATAAAGGAATGAACACAGGATCCATTTATATATACTCAGGAAATTCAATAATCCAGAACTCTTCTTTCATCAATAATACTGCCCAAGAATGTGGTGGAGGAATAACTATTCACGAGGCCGATGTATTATTAAATAATTCATTATTTGAAAATAATGAAGCTACTGATCCGGAATTAGGTTTTGGAGGAGCAATAGCTATCGAAGAAAATTCCAATGTCAACATTACAAACTCAAATTTCACAAAAAATAAGGCAGATTTTTCCAGTGCAATATCTAATGAGGGAACAACAAATATTAGCTTTTCCAAATTTTATTTAAATACTGGAAAAGATATTGGTGCAATAGAGAATAAGGGAAACTTATACCTTTATGATTCAGAATTATCAAATAATACTGCCAAAGATGGTGGAGCAATTTACAACAAAAAGAATTTAACCATAGAAAACTCAAACTTTACCAAAAACTCTGCAGCAGACAATGGTGGAGCGATTTATAGTGTATCAGATAGTACTATAAACCTTAAAAATACAAATTTCACCGAAAATAATGCAACAACAGGAGGATCCGTGCTAATATTAACAAGTTCATATATACTCACAGATAACACTTTCAGAAATAACACGCCTGAAAACTTTGGATTAATAGAAGATCAAGGAAGGGAGATAATAAAAATAATCAATTCTGATGCTTATCTTAAAGAACCAGAATATGAGGTTGAAATTAAAATTAATTATATTAGTCAGGGAACATATGGTTGTTATAATGGTTTATTTGATGAATATGATATTACAGAAAAAGATTGCACATATACTTTAATCATGACTAACCCAAATAATGAAACTAAATTCAAAGATAACACTTACTTCTATTATATACCTAAAATGAATACAACTACAAACATTATGGAAAAAAATAATGTCTTAGGAAATGTATCAATTAAAGTAAATGTTACAGATAAAATGGATAAACTAGTTGAAAACGGATTTGTAACAGTATATGATGAAAACAATAATTTATTAGGAGCTGCCCCTTTAGGTAGTGGAGCAATAACAATACCATTAAATATTAAAGAAAAAGGAACTTACACGATTAACGTGTCTTACTGGGGTAATGAAATATACAACCCATCCAATAAGACAGATACCTTAACTGTTATTCCAGAAACAATGATTGAAATAGATATCTTGAATAATACTGAAGGTAATGTTACAATAAAAGTTAATGCAACAGAAAAAGACGGAACTCCATTAAAACAACAGGAAATTAATATTACTCTACCTAATGGTACACAAATTACTGAAAAAACTGATGATAATGGTATAATTACTGTTACAGATACAACAGTTGAATCTGGTGAAAGAAGTGTGGAAGCCACAATTGAAGATAGTGATGATTTAATGGGAAGCACCAAGTCAAAAGATTTAACTGTAATACCTGACTATCAGAAGATTATAGATGAAATGAATGAGACAATTCAAGATTTGAATGGTACTGTTCAGGAGCAGAATCAGACTATTCGGGAGCAGAATCAGACTATACAAGACCAAAACAAAACAATAAATGACTTAAATAACAAGATTAAAGAATTAAATAATACAATAAAAGAGTTAAATGAAGAAATTAATCTTTTACAAAATGAAATTGATAAATTAAATGAATTAATAGATTCCTGGAATAAAACAACAGTCATAAGGGCAGTTCCTGAAAACAACACTGTTGGAGAGA
It encodes:
- a CDS encoding right-handed parallel beta-helix repeat-containing protein, which codes for MVNKKAIFTVAMLLIILTSLTIISATNTTDDNTHDISPQQIKETPTTHTNNTKTIHKDTTQKTTQTKKATSTVNSYSGLLTEISNAKTSTDDEYIINLEEGDYKISTPITWSGSQNTKKLTINGNGNTIDGQNSKTFLTIGKDYTIILNNITLLNCQGGASGNIKNNGNLTIINSTFKNNKASYGGIMVNEGNVVITDSFFESNSAEMDGGIIYNPGGNYDITMKLTNSKFIKNTARNGGVIASIEAYPLDLEINHCEFDQNKASDYGSAIAVADEEMEGPNRIKVSSTDSIFTNNSAGHRATIYIGELTANFKNCTFIDNKVSARGGAIYNYFSQYSFTDSKFINNTQTGEEDNYAGAAIYHYDNQYLSTIDNCTFTNNNASGKKGGAAIYSYGMIDINNSIFNNNYAKTGEIIYTQDTLSINNTSFSNNNASGGIIKNVDKLVVNNSNFTENEGGITAGIYSRSNCNVSNTRFVKNKGMNTGSIYIYSGNSIIQNSSFINNTAQECGGGITIHEADVLLNNSLFENNEATDPELGFGGAIAIEENSNVNITNSNFTKNKADFSSAISNEGTTNISFSKFYLNTGKDIGAIENKGNLYLYDSELSNNTAKDGGAIYNKKNLTIENSNFTKNSAADNGGAIYSVSDSTINLKNTNFTENNATTGGSVLILTSSYILTDNTFRNNTPENFGLIEDQGREIIKIINSDAYLKEPEYEVEIKINYISQGTYGCYNGLFDEYDITEKDCTYTLIMTNPNNETKFKDNTYFYYIPKMNTTTNIMEKNNVLGNVSIKVNVTDKMDKLVENGFVTVYDENNNLLGAAPLGSGAITIPLNIKEKGTYTINVSYWGNEIYNPSNKTDTLTVIPETMIEIDILNNTEGNVTIKVNATEKDGTPLKQQEINITLPNGTQITEKTDDNGIITVTDTTVESGERSVEATIEDSDDLMGSTKSKDLTVIPDYQKIIDEMNETIQDLNGTVQEQNQTIREQNQTIQDQNKTINDLNNKIKELNNTIKELNEEINLLQNEIDKLNELIDSWNKTTVIRAVPENNTVGETKVVVILDNKLENPITNAQITIKNKSGETIGIGKTDNKGIAVIPVDTLPGTENITAIYAGNNKYTANNTTVSITTYKINTTLTVEPISGIIGEDIKLIAHIKDANNNLVSGGNLVFKLNGKTLRTDGSFNSTAPAWKFKVNNGLVTITINADLYLRNAKNLTASYSGSYKYNEAKSDVVTAQIKKRDAKIAVTATPSKQKQYKTITFTAKLSDTTPNYKNKTMMHTGTKVLFKVNGKTIKDKNGANLLVKVNSNNTASYKYTVPQGMGGVTNDGNVRDYNVEAVLVSDIYYPDTRGTTKFNVERSPITIGISKVTVNSKNQLSVQASIKDYKNNYVIGTNNVNIKINGRSYVNAKTNKTQNFKVSGGKINLSKLQINKSIKIKSVMIVTGARQAYLGQRNETSKIVKV